In the genome of Methylococcus sp. EFPC2, the window TCAACGAGTTGAACCGAGAAATCCACGCCTTCAACTCGGACGATTTGACCGCCAGGATCACCCGCTACGAAGATAGCTTTTATGCCCTGAACGAACAGTTGAAGGCATCCAAACAAGCGACCAAGAGTCTTGGCGACCAGCTCAAATATGCATTTACGGAAGGCGGCGGATTCGGCGTTTCCGATCAGGACGTCCAGCAACTGCAGGGCCGTGTCGATACGGCGAAAGACATGCTGCACAAGCTCTATGCGGAACGCGCTGCATTGGAGAAAAACGCGCCCGACACAGGCGGCACACCCCAGACGCGACCAGCGCCAAGCGCTGCGCCGAATAAGAGTCAGCAAAACGACGCCTTACAACAATTCCGCGCCAACCTATCCGGCATGCAAGATGCGTATCGCCAGCAGCAGGAATTGTTACGCGCGTTTTACGACTACGACCAGGCTGCGGCCGGCGAGAATGCGCAAAAAAAGCTGGAAGCCGAACGGCGCTACCTGGAAGACTCCGCTGCACTGCAAGAGCGCAACATTCAGCAGAACATAGACGCCAAACAACAAGAGCTCGCCGCCATCAAGGACCGGGGCGATCAAGCCAAAATCATCGGCGAAATCACCGCGCTGGAATCGGAGCTGAGCAACCAGCGTGCTATTTCCGCCCTCAAGCTGCAAACGCTCTCCGAAGAAGAAACGCGGTCGGCGAAGCAGCGCCGTGATGAGATCTACAGCGTATTCGAGGCCGTGAAGATGAAAGCCGACGAGGACCTCGTCAACGGCATCTCCGGCACCGACGATAAACTGAAGGGCGCCACCGATTCCGCCCGTGAATTCGGCCTGGTGCTCAGCTCGGCGGCCGGGCAGGCCATCACCAACTGGCAGGGATTCGGCAACCTGTTGCAATCGCTGGGCCAGGACATTTCACAGCTCATCCTGAAAACCACCGTGCTCCAGCCGCTGGAAGATAGCCTGAGTAATATCAATTGGGGATCCATTGGCAGCAGCCTGCTCAGCTCATTCTTCTTCGCAGACGGAGGCATCATGACCTCACGCGGCCCCCTGCCGCTGCATGCCTATGCCTCCGGCGGTATCGCCAATTCCGCGCAGCTCGCCGTGTTCGGCGAAGGGAGACAGCCCGAGGCCTTCGTGCCGCTGCCGGATGGCCGCTCTATCCCTGTGACCGTTAGCGGCACGGGGTCTGAGTCTGCGGTGCCAAATATCACCCAAATATTCAATATTCAGGGTGGGGGCGATGCCGGTTTAGAAAGGCGCTTGGCGCAGGCAGCGGAGGATGGCGCCAAACGTGGCTATGCCATGGTGCAGTCAGACTTCCAACGGAACGGACCAATCCGTCGCACTCTGCGTTGACCGGTAGAATGGATCGTCGTCTGCTCGGCAGTGTTCAGATATGGAGGGCGAATCATACGCAGAGCCGGGGGCGCTCCCGGCTTTCCCTGCCGACCACGTGCTCGCCCTGTCTTCCGAGCATCGGTAGATACGAGGGTCAGGGCAAGGCATTAAACACGGCAGTCCAAACGTCAGGCGGGCGTCTACTAGGCAGGCAGCGTCAAAGATGCGCCGCAGGCCTGGATACGGAAATCTGAATATGACCGTCTCACGTCGCCTTATCCAAGCGTAACCGTCGTGACGGTATATTTGACGGTATCCGTCTCCATTGAAAAACAAGATTCCGCTATATACGTGCCTCACAGCGAGCCGTTTGGTTGTGACCATCGCACCAATAGTTAGTATCAAGCCGTCGCAAGACGCCTCAAAACCCGCGAGCCGCAAGGCTAGGCGGGTTTTTTGTTGTTGGCTGCCTTCCCCATGCATCCCCCACCGCCATGTAGGGTGGTTATGTACGATGGCTTCGGAGCGGTCACGCGTCGCCGGCAGGGTCGTCCGAAACCGCATCCGAGGGCGCGCCGGCTGGCAATGGCTCGGGAAATAAGGCGATATCGCTCGGACACACCCGAACGAGCAATGCCTCCCCTTTGTGAAACATGTGCATGCCGGCCAGGCGGGCGACGAGTTGAGGGTGGTCGCCCTCCCCCTGCGGGCGGAAATGCAGCAGGGTTTCGTGGCCCAGGTATTCCACCAGCACCGCTTGCGCCCGCAACACGCCGGCTCCGTCCTCTTCCACCAGGGTGAATGCCTCGGGCCGGATCCCAGCGGTGAACGGCTGGTCTCGCGAG includes:
- a CDS encoding tape measure protein yields the protein MASILSSLSIDLSANIARLQADMNRANATTAQGFARMESVARSTSSAIKGLIGGAFAGITLGKSFEILKEFDTLNASLKTVTGSLDAAGQASTMLRQFATETPYELKDVTEAFIRLRSLGLDASVESLRSFGNTASAMGKPLMQFIEAVADASTGEFERLKEFGVKAKQNGDQVALTFQGQTTTIKNSAQEIQRYLLDLGNTKFASGMKDQMETLSGASSNLSDSFSNLVDTIGNLGVRDAIKASFGGAVELLNELNREIHAFNSDDLTARITRYEDSFYALNEQLKASKQATKSLGDQLKYAFTEGGGFGVSDQDVQQLQGRVDTAKDMLHKLYAERAALEKNAPDTGGTPQTRPAPSAAPNKSQQNDALQQFRANLSGMQDAYRQQQELLRAFYDYDQAAAGENAQKKLEAERRYLEDSAALQERNIQQNIDAKQQELAAIKDRGDQAKIIGEITALESELSNQRAISALKLQTLSEEETRSAKQRRDEIYSVFEAVKMKADEDLVNGISGTDDKLKGATDSAREFGLVLSSAAGQAITNWQGFGNLLQSLGQDISQLILKTTVLQPLEDSLSNINWGSIGSSLLSSFFFADGGIMTSRGPLPLHAYASGGIANSAQLAVFGEGRQPEAFVPLPDGRSIPVTVSGTGSESAVPNITQIFNIQGGGDAGLERRLAQAAEDGAKRGYAMVQSDFQRNGPIRRTLR